A stretch of the Filimonas lacunae genome encodes the following:
- a CDS encoding amidohydrolase, which translates to MSSSLTVTLIQTALHWENKAANLAMLEQKIMSIADKTEVVVLPEMFSTGFSMKPEQLAETMQGETVTWMKRVAQQKRVILTGSVIIEEGGHYYNRLIWMLPNGASGHYDKRHLFAYANEDAHYSQGNKRLIASVKGWRINLQVCYDLRFPVWARQQSQVALAEGNEGPEYDVLLYVANWPERRSLPWKTLLQARAIENQCYVIGVNRVGNDGNDIYHSGDSMVIDPLGEVLFHQQHDETIFTVTLQKDKLEEVRTRFPFWKDGDAFLIAHE; encoded by the coding sequence ATGTCATCGTCCTTAACGGTTACTTTAATACAAACTGCCCTGCATTGGGAAAACAAGGCTGCCAACCTGGCCATGCTGGAGCAAAAAATAATGAGCATTGCGGATAAAACCGAAGTAGTGGTGTTGCCCGAAATGTTTAGCACCGGCTTTAGCATGAAGCCTGAGCAGCTTGCAGAAACCATGCAGGGTGAAACGGTTACCTGGATGAAGCGCGTAGCACAGCAAAAGCGCGTGATACTTACCGGTAGTGTAATTATAGAAGAGGGCGGACATTATTATAACAGGTTGATATGGATGTTGCCCAATGGGGCTTCTGGCCATTACGATAAACGGCACCTGTTTGCATATGCCAATGAAGATGCGCATTACAGCCAGGGTAACAAACGCTTAATAGCCAGTGTAAAAGGATGGCGTATTAACCTGCAGGTATGTTACGATTTACGTTTTCCGGTATGGGCCCGCCAGCAAAGTCAGGTAGCTTTGGCCGAAGGCAATGAAGGGCCGGAGTATGATGTTCTTTTATACGTTGCCAACTGGCCCGAAAGACGCAGCCTGCCCTGGAAAACATTATTACAAGCCCGGGCTATAGAAAACCAGTGCTATGTAATAGGAGTAAATCGTGTGGGTAATGACGGAAATGATATTTATCATAGCGGGGATAGCATGGTTATTGATCCGTTAGGAGAAGTGTTGTTTCATCAGCAACATGACGAAACCATATTTACCGTCACCCTTCAAAAGGA
- a CDS encoding DinB family protein — MKELLVAQYDMIADSRETLLNYCEELTPADFIISNPSFGRGSIRNLLVHIGSTYQYWIGQHALNRPMNYPAYEDYTSVKQCRAFFEEIDELISAFLQQFSNTYFHSLNFSINNNEVTATPLKLFTHVITHEFHHKGQILSLSRHLGYTPVDTDIVR; from the coding sequence ATGAAAGAGTTATTGGTAGCCCAATATGATATGATTGCTGACTCCCGGGAAACATTACTGAATTATTGCGAGGAGTTAACCCCGGCTGACTTTATCATCAGCAATCCTTCTTTTGGAAGGGGTAGCATCAGAAACCTGCTTGTTCACATTGGCAGTACTTACCAATACTGGATAGGCCAGCATGCTTTAAACAGGCCTATGAATTATCCCGCTTATGAAGACTATACCTCAGTAAAACAATGCCGTGCCTTTTTTGAAGAGATAGATGAATTGATTTCGGCATTTCTGCAACAGTTTTCCAACACCTACTTTCACTCCCTCAATTTCTCCATTAATAACAACGAGGTAACTGCTACGCCTTTAAAGCTGTTTACCCATGTAATTACGCATGAATTTCACCATAAAGGACAAATTCTTTCGTTGAGCCGCCATTTGGGGTATACACCAGTAGATACCGATATAGTACGTTAG
- the kdsB gene encoding 3-deoxy-manno-octulosonate cytidylyltransferase: MKKVAFIPARYAASRFPAKLMQMLGDKPVIQHTYDNTLATGLFDEVVVVTDSAVIYDQITGSGGKAVMSKKEHESGSDRIAEAVAEMEVDVVVNVQGDEPFVKKEPLQKILRVFEGEEGKKVQVASLMQVLKVQEFIDDPNYVKVAVDKNSNALFFSRSVIPYPRSKDISITYYEHIGVYAFRKKALLDFTSWPMTPLEAAEKIECLRYLENGISIKMITVEYMGVEIDTPEDLVRAAQYLNK; this comes from the coding sequence ATGAAGAAAGTAGCTTTCATTCCGGCGCGTTATGCCGCCAGCCGTTTTCCTGCAAAGTTGATGCAGATGCTGGGCGATAAACCTGTAATACAACATACTTATGATAATACATTGGCTACCGGCCTGTTTGATGAAGTAGTTGTGGTAACAGACAGTGCTGTTATTTACGACCAGATTACCGGCAGTGGAGGAAAAGCGGTAATGAGCAAAAAAGAACACGAAAGCGGTAGTGATAGAATTGCAGAAGCGGTGGCCGAAATGGAAGTGGATGTGGTAGTGAATGTACAGGGCGATGAACCTTTTGTAAAAAAAGAACCCCTGCAAAAAATACTGCGTGTGTTTGAAGGCGAAGAAGGCAAAAAAGTGCAGGTAGCCAGTTTAATGCAGGTGTTGAAAGTGCAGGAATTTATTGATGATCCTAACTATGTGAAGGTAGCAGTTGATAAAAACAGTAATGCTTTATTCTTTAGCCGTTCGGTAATACCTTACCCACGTAGCAAAGACATATCTATTACTTACTACGAGCATATTGGGGTATATGCTTTTCGCAAAAAAGCGTTGCTGGATTTTACCAGCTGGCCCATGACTCCGTTGGAAGCGGCTGAAAAGATTGAATGCCTGCGTTATCTCGAAAATGGTATCTCTATAAAAATGATTACTGTAGAATACATGGGCGTAGAAATAGATACTCCTGAAGATTTAGTAAGGGCTGCGCAGTATTTGAATAAATAA
- a CDS encoding PQQ-dependent sugar dehydrogenase, translating to MKTPVIACLCMAFGLVMASCQKEDNGNGNSGEDWPSDSIRVVRNDLNFPWEILWGKDDYIWMTERGGTISKLDPKTGSTVFSYPISEVVSNGEGGLLGMVQHPDFNSNGFLYVVYNYNGNAGYRQKVVRFTYSNNTLSGAVTLIDTINAANIHNGSRLLIAGDKLFISTGDASVDSRAQNPGAINGKVLRLNLDGTVPADNPVAGNPYWSLGHRNIQGLVVANNIMYASEHGPDIEDELNIIEKGRNYGWPTVKGPCDGSETSFCTAQNVKGPIWSTGSVTRATSGLDYYNSDRIPAWKNSLLLATLKDATLYRFTLTGGGSTVDAPEKLFAGQWGRLRDVCVSPAGRVYICTSNGSNQDKLIEISGTE from the coding sequence ATGAAAACTCCTGTTATTGCCTGCCTGTGTATGGCCTTTGGCCTGGTAATGGCATCCTGTCAGAAAGAGGATAATGGTAACGGTAATTCCGGCGAAGATTGGCCTTCTGATTCCATAAGAGTAGTACGCAACGATTTAAACTTTCCCTGGGAGATACTATGGGGCAAGGATGATTATATCTGGATGACAGAAAGAGGGGGAACCATCAGCAAGCTGGACCCTAAAACCGGTAGCACCGTTTTTTCTTATCCCATCAGCGAAGTGGTTTCTAATGGCGAAGGTGGTTTGTTGGGCATGGTGCAACACCCCGACTTTAACAGCAATGGTTTTTTATACGTAGTATACAACTATAATGGCAATGCCGGCTATCGCCAAAAAGTAGTACGGTTTACTTATTCCAACAACACACTTTCGGGTGCTGTTACTTTAATTGATACTATAAATGCCGCTAATATTCACAATGGCTCCCGCCTGCTGATAGCAGGCGACAAGCTATTTATTAGCACTGGTGATGCCAGCGTTGACAGCCGTGCCCAAAATCCTGGTGCTATTAATGGTAAAGTATTACGGCTAAACCTGGATGGTACTGTGCCAGCCGATAACCCCGTAGCCGGAAATCCTTATTGGAGCCTGGGACATAGAAACATTCAGGGGCTGGTTGTGGCCAATAATATTATGTATGCTTCAGAACATGGTCCTGATATAGAAGATGAGTTGAACATTATTGAAAAGGGGCGAAACTATGGCTGGCCGACTGTAAAAGGTCCGTGTGATGGATCGGAAACCAGCTTTTGTACTGCACAGAATGTAAAGGGGCCGATATGGTCTACCGGATCAGTAACACGGGCTACTTCCGGGCTGGATTATTACAATAGTGATAGAATTCCTGCGTGGAAAAACTCCCTGTTATTGGCCACATTGAAAGATGCTACCCTGTATCGTTTTACGCTGACAGGTGGCGGTAGTACGGTAGATGCTCCTGAAAAACTATTTGCAGGTCAATGGGGCCGGTTAAGGGATGTCTGCGTTTCACCTGCGGGAAGAGTATATATCTGTACCAGCAATGGCAGTAACCAGGATAAGCTTATTGAAATATCTGGTACAGAATAA